The genomic segment CCCGTGGCGGCGGATCACCTTGCAGTTGTCGCACATCTTCTTGACACTGCTGCGAACTTTCATGCGTCCTCCTCGCAGCCGCCTCACGTCACCGCCCATCCTGGCGGCGCGCTCAGCAGCGCTCGACCCCCCGGAGCCGGGGAATCTGATGGGTATCCGTGCCCGGAAGGGCTACTTGCGGTAGACGATGCGGCCCCGCGACGTGTCGTAGGGGCTGATCTCCAGAACCACACGGTCACCGGGCAGAATCCGGATGTAGTGAATCCGCATCTTGCCGCTGATGTACGCCAGAATGTCGTGCCCGGTAT from the Deinococcus sp. NW-56 genome contains:
- the rpmJ gene encoding 50S ribosomal protein L36, translated to MKVRSSVKKMCDNCKVIRRHGRVLVICSNVKHKQRQG
- the infA gene encoding translation initiation factor IF-1; translated protein: MPEQREKRKKEESDTVRAEGVVEEALPNTTFRVKLDTGHDILAYISGKMRIHYIRILPGDRVVLEISPYDTSRGRIVYRK